From the genome of Pelobates fuscus isolate aPelFus1 chromosome 11, aPelFus1.pri, whole genome shotgun sequence:
aagaccccatttgcacaaggttggatgccgagggggcggagccgagcaagCAAGCTGGCTGGTCGCACATCGCATGGGCTCCAGCTTTCTGGGCTCCATAACATTGCCAAATCGAGACACAGCGACAAGAGAAGCGAGCAACCAAGACAATTGGACTCACACTGAGCCTGTGCACACAACGATACCCATATCGAACCCCGGCATGCCCGGGAACCGCTACAGCTGGCTTGGGCCTACTGGAGGAGgtgagggggaaggacggccgccttcccgccctACTCAAAGGCCCCCAAGCGTTCGAAAATcgcttcccccccctatggaccggtgggggtcatcccggtccctgcctGAAGGGAGACCCCACACGCCGCACCGAACAACGGTTCCCGCCAGCCTGCCAAGCAACGCGGTAGTGAGGgcccccaagatggcggctctgCTAGAACCAGATAAGCGAGGTCAGCGACGACCAGATCCAACCCCAGGCACCACTGCCACTGCTGATGACCCCATCGATGTGCTGTTTGACCGCTTCTGGGCAAAGTGGCTGAAGTGTTTACAAGCAGGGACAGCCCAACCCACGCCGTCTTCACAGGCGAAAGACTATGGCGGGGGGGAAATGGAGCCTCCACCTCAGGGCACAAAGAAAAGGCCAAAAGCGATCTCCCACAAAAGAGACCCTCCCGGGCTGGGAGCAACCAGGGGCATGCCCCGCAAGCATCGACCACACCAGCGGAAAGATGCCACCTGAAGACACACGCAAAGATTTGCAACTCTCCGCCAGTTCCCGACAGGGACGACCATGGGCCATTACGGATCCCAGGTCAGTGGCAAGAAGGTGCTAGCTCCAACGCAGCCCCGGGGCAGAGGGgaccacccaccaccacaacGCCATACGACCCCCACCAAGTATCGACACCCGTACAAGATAAGAGGTACAGGGGTCCGCCACGAACACCGACTCCATGCAAGCACAACGCCAGGGCCACAACAGGAGGGGAGCGACACTGCTGCTTCTCAGGGCCCCAGGGACCGAGCTCACCTACCAAGCCTGTACCCAAGCAGTGGAAAAGAGGCAGAAGCTCCTAACCGGGACTGCGAAACACTAACCCGTCCGGCACATGGCTCAGACCTTCCCAGCAGGGGTATTGGCTGATAGATGGCCTGTAAGCCGTAGCCCCACCACAGGCCGCCCGCAGTTATGGACTCTTGGTGGACAatacagcaggcaaatagttgtaAGGACATAACTGTTCTGATCCGGCTGTCCTGAGCACTTACTGTTTATGTCTGTTTGCTTATAATATTAATCGGCTGACCTAAGGCACTCACttttaatagtatgtacatagatGTGACACTACAGAATAGCATGTTTTTTTTAGGCACAGCTTTTCGGTTGGATGTACAGCGTAGACCTGTGCCCCCAGCTACCACGCTTACTCCTCATTACGGGTGTACAAACAAGTGCAGTTTAAGCAATATGTTAATATATGTTAATATACGTACTAATACGCTACAGCTGAACCTAGCATGTATGACaatgtttaaataatataaaaaagcaaaCTGTGCCTTAACCTTATGGCTAGCACCTAACGACTACTAAGCTACAGAAATACTCGTAGATCAACATATTACAAGTTTTCTCCTATGTGGACGTTATTGTCAGACTAATCAATATGTATATGCTGTGCTTACTGACATCTCCACCTCTGACACGACTTGCTTAGGCAGGTTAactactctaacacacacaacTTACCCTTTGACTCCACATGAGTTCTCTTTAACTCTTATAAGCGGAACATAGTTCAGTCTGGTTATGCTTATTGTTTAATACTCAACTTGTTCCATATTCTGAttctcaaaaacaaaaaatgtgcaaagtttctaAATGCCATACCAATGTTAAACTATGACTGCATAATTGTTTGCACCggctgtcgtggcagtgcaaacgtGTTTGTTCtctttatgcacaaataaaataaagattgacaaaaaaaaaggttggatgccgagctactcatgtcccgttcctcgtcctcagtgttctcactgaaggtatgttcttccccccagccacgtacaacaccacgggtaccagataggtgacaacgagcaccctgggatgcctgttgtggttggtcttgctcctcctcctcaaagccacattcctcctctgactcctcttcctcacaatcctcttccagcgttgccgcaggtccagcaagcgatgctgataaggctgtttctggtggtgatggtgaccacaactcttcctctacatgctcatctacggcctgatccagcactcttcgcagggcacgctccaggaggaaaataaatggtatgatgtcgctaatggtgccttcggtgcgactgactaggtttgtcacctcctcaaaaggacgcatgagcctacaggcgtctagtaacatggcaaaataattcacagctccgcagaggctgtcctagcaccccggtcatacaaatagtcgttaacggctttttcttgttggagcaggcggtcgaacattaggagtgttaaattccaacgtgtcgggctgtcgtaaatcaagcgcctcactggcatgtttcgccgctggatatctgaaaagtgcgccatggccgtgtaggaacgcctgaaatggccacacaccttcctggcctgcttcaggacgtcctgtaagcctgggtacttatgcacaaagcgttgtacgatcagattacacacatgtgccatgcacagcacatgtgtcaactttcccaaattcaatgccgccaacaaatttcttccgttttcacaaaccactttgccgatctccagttggtgtggagtcagccactgatcgacctgtgcgttcagggcagacaggagtgctggtctggtgtgactctctgctttcaggcaagtcaactccaagacggcgtgacactgccatatccgggatgtggaatagtacctggggagctgggggggtgccgttgatgtggagcaagacgcagcagcagaagaggactcagctgaggaggttatggaagaggatggagtaggaggagtagaggaggtggcagcaggcctgcctgcaattcgtggcggtgtcaccagctcctctgcagagccacgcattccatgcttggcagccgtcagcaggtttacccaatgcgcagtgtaggtgatatacctgccctgaccatgctttgcagaccaggtatcagtggtcagatggacccttgccccaacactgtgtgccaatcatgccattacttccttttgcacaatcgagtacaggttggggattgccttatgtgcaaagaaatttcggccgggtaccttccactgcggtgtccaaatagctacaaatttttggaatgcctcagactccaccagcttgtatggtaaaagctggtgggctaagaattcagacaagccagctgtcagatgccgggcaagggggtgactttgtgacattggcttcttatgctcaaacatgtccttgacagacacctggctgtgggcagatgagcgggaactgctcaaggcgagagatggagtggcggatggttgagagggggcaaggaggacagcagtggttgacgtggctgaagatgctggaccaggaggaggatggcggctttgagtttgtgtgctgcttgtactcatgtgttgatcccataggtgtttgtgatgtgcgatcatgtgccttcgcaaagcagttgtacctaggtgggtgttggacttcccacgactcagtttcttttggcacaggttgcaaatggcatcgctgttgtcagaggcagacacacaaaaaaaagccacactgctgagctctgcaatgacggcattctggtggtggcaactgcttgcgttgattggcgtgctgtctggctgaccccgggtgccgatgcatgctgtctgactgtgccactagctccttgcgatgacctccccctgcttccaactcgtctcctcctcctctctgtctccccatctgaactttccccctgttcttcttctcttctagcgggcacccacgtaacatccatggatgcatcgtcatccttaaccgcttcacttgtatctgacaactcagcaaaggaagcagcagcgggtacaacatcatcatcatcacaccgtacgtccatgtgtgtaatgctgcctgactgagacatatccctgttatctacatcctctggcaataatggttgcgcatcactcatttcttccaactgatgtgtaactaactcctctgacagatcaagtgaagcggctgtggtgctagtgttggttgtGGTGGCCGGCGGGTGgattggtaacttgagaggtgcccgaagctaagctggaggaggatggtgcatcaaggttccaagcggaagctgtagaagattaagtgtcctgtgttagccagtcaactatgtcctctaaacttttcgagttcagggtacgtggcctctgaacactgggcattattctagggccaaagggaatcacagcaccacgaccacgacggcccctgcggggtggcctgcctctgcctgtcattttttttttcaattagtggtactatacgtgcaagctactgtgacaacagatatgagttgcactgtgcactggcagaagttggcagagtagacgctgtaggccagacacacacgcttgcagacaactaactgctattcaatctattacagtcaaaaattattattttttttaaatgtacactactgttacaccagatatgagttgcactggtgtgacactgtgccctagcaggccctgaaacgcacatgtgtgaaggaaactgactgctattatttcacagtcaaatttctaaaaaaaaatgtatgtacactactgttacaccagatatgagttgcactggtgtggcactgtgccctggcaggtcctgaaacgcacacgtgtgaaggaaactgactgctattatattacagtcaaaaacgtttttgttttttttaaatgcaagctattgtgacaccagatatgactggtggcactgggcaagtgggcacagtatatgctgtgagcctgaaacacacgctggcaggcaggcaactgcaattagattacacagaaataaaaaagcagacttatgttctagccctagaaagggctttttggggtgctgtccttacagcagagatcagatgagtccttcaggactgtagtggacactgaatacactagcctagctatcgatttccctattaaatcagcagcaactACACTgttcctcctctcactaagaatgcagcttccgaatgaatctaaaatggatgctgtccaggaggtgggagggtctgctgctgattggctggaatgtgtttgctgactgtgaggtacagggtcaacatttactcaatgatgacgaataggggacggaccgaacattgcatatgttcgcccaccgtggcgaacgcgaacaagctatgttcgcctggaactattcgccagctaactattcgggacatctctagtaagTACACATGAAGTTTACACGGTTTCCTGCAAGTTACATGTTGGCATAAAACAATTATAGCcttgatttaacatttttggataagctttccaaaagaTTTAttatctttgtaaaaaaaattcaaattactttttcaatatataaaaatatcaacataaatcatatataaaaaaaatctattaatatatgacaaaatattaatatatatatatatatgtatttttttataatagtaAAGAATTTTCAAAAAAGCCTATATTCTTTACACAAGTCAGTTAAAGCATAAACAAGTTTAGTAGGCCATTTAATAGAAAATCTAagcaagaaatatataaaaaaaaatacctccaTGACCACATTTCAACATGAAACATATGTTTAACCTTGGCAGAAGGAATTTGATTCTCCAAAACTGAGAGAAACAATGGATGAACTTTTAGAAGTACTTGAcaataaattgctccagtctccCGAAACTTCTTTGGCTGCACATCCTACCGATAACCTATGTCTGCCATGCAATATGGATAATGAAAATTCACATACTACCTTTGAGGAGCAATCTCACCAACATAATAAATCGAGCTACGATAGTTTTTTTGACCATCATAACAAATGTCATCTTGCGGAGCTCCAATCGTTATCACATGAATTTTCTCAGTTGAACTCTGAAGAAACATTTAATTTCAACAATAACATTGGAACTTATAACATCAACTTGAATAGCACAGCAGGAAGTGTCAGCTGCTCAACAAAATATACAGTCAAAAGTCACCAATGTCGGGTTGAAAATCCACCCATGATTCATGGCTGTTGTGAAAACCTTAATATGGTAACCATTAGACAACAGAAGCAGACTTCTTTCTCATTTTTCGAGTTTCAAATTATGCATGAAGAAGAAAAACTCTGTAACCCTTCCGTCGATAAAGGAATTACAACACTGGATGAAGATGAAAACAGGTATGTTTTAAGCATAAACTAACATTTATTAGATTTATACATTATGCAAATCGTTATTGAGTTATTGAGTCAATTGATTTTATTACTTATCCTGGACAATTGATTTTATGACTTGTCCTGGACAAGTAAGAATTTATGAATCAAATAATgaagatttataaaataaaagaatgtgCAAAATGTTAACTATCGATTTTCAAGCATGTTGTGAAGATTTCTATGAATAACTATTATCTTAGCATCATTTAGCCTGAATGTATTTGTAATGTATTTCCACAGGTTGCTATTTTCTGCTATCAGTGATGGAAAAAGAGCTCGAGCCTATGTTCTTGCAAGAAGACTTACAATGTGTAATAAAATCAATGTGAAAGATTCGAATAAAAGGGTAAGCATATCCCCTATATAATGTTACTATGGTCCTGTAGATAGTTTTAGGGTATTGTCAGTTCTATGAAGCCATCATCTCTCTCCTAACATTCAAGGTAGACTCTGGTGGCCCAGCAAGGAGGAGATATTTGTGACTTGGTCAGCAAAGTCATCTATTGTATGCTTACTAGTGGTCAACTTGTTGCCTAACAGTGGTGAACTGTGGGATTATAACCCTGAATGTAACCCCTGATCTTTAAGCTGGGAGGAGTGGAATTAGATCTCCGAATCTATTTTCCCATGCTGCTTTCCATCCCAGTCTCCTTGTTGAGCCTCATCTGAGCAGCACAGCTATGATAAAGATATGAGTAATATGACACTCTAGCCAAGTTTCCCTGTCTCTATCTTTGTGCTGCTTCCACTCCTGGCCAGATATCAACAAGGAACCCAGGAGGAAGAGCAGTATGGCAGAAATGGGAGTTATTTGAGGGCAGAACCAATGGCTTTCTGAAAAAGTTTGGCAACTGCGACTCACCACTCCCCTGCATAGAGCACAGGTAGTGATGGtggtaaaaataatatttttatagtgtgtgtgtgtgtgtagtcggtgtatgcctgtgtctgtgcttgtgcatattatataaatacaagcAGTCATGCCTTACTGACCGGGTTCCGTTCTTCGCTCTTATGACTCATCGTAAAACGAATTGTTCGGTAAGTAAGGATGCACTAGCGGGCATGCACTAGAGAGCAGGTCTCCATTTTCAGCAGCGTCATTAGGGCATCATTAGCCAGACTGAAACAAGAGTTCTAAGTGgctaattctgtgcatattggatgTCTGATGTCAGCACACACAACATGCTGGCGATTGGAGTCataccccctccccttccatgCAACCCATGTCTTCCCCTCAGCCCACCTTCCCAGACATCTGTCCCCCCTCCAGCGGGGGACAATTACATCATTGGAGGAGGAatgggctgcagggagaacttgccTTGGCTGTGGAGCGGAGGCAAGTTTtagctttattttgtttttatttttttaatttggcagtgGACCAACCCAGCATGGGTTACTGttactgtgttttttgtttggacTAAACCTTTTACCAGTTGACTAAACTAATGTCTTACAATCAGCACGCTCATGCAATGAATGATAATATCTTGTTTACCCAAGTATCCACTTTCCTACTATTGTTATAGGAAAATCACTAAAAAGCAATTCTTGGGCAAGGTTCTAGCTGTGGAGCATTGCGTACAGAAACTGATGGAATGCTTGTAACTATACCTCACCTTTAAATgtggaatttaaagggacagtatagacacctagaccacttcagctcattgaagtggtctgggcattGTGTCACTGTCccacttagccctgcaatgttaaacattacagttttagaGAACCTGCAAGTACCAAGGTGCTTCTGGGATTTTACCAGACTTTAAGTAActcctctgcatgaggacattcagcatcagTGAAAACCCCATAGGTATACATGGATCCAGTGCTTTTCTATAGGGAGGGCCTAATGATGATCATTTTAGGgaggaagtgttttttttttcatgatttttattCTTTCTTGAAAGACTGCATTACATGTGGCAGCTGAAAAGAATCAGCATTTGATCTTTCAAGATCTCTTGGGATTTGGAGCCAACATCAATGAGCGTGACAGCAACGGAAAAGCACCACTTCACATATGCGCATCGTACGGACATGTCAACGTCATGGAGGTAACTACATCTAACTCACATTAAATCGTAGTATTGATTTGTGCTTTTAATCAATATTAGTATTAGTGCCTTAGAAGTGGCTCTGCAAAATGGTAAGTGGCAATAATGCtaaattacacactgtattatctGTACAAATCCAACTAATCATAGAAAGTTACGGTAGGCCGGAAGTGCTAGGCTAAGGTCAGATAATAGTGGTACTGTGATTGGTAGATTCCCACGCTGCGAGCACCAGCTGGGACAGGTGATTGTGGTTTGTTGTCCACATATCTGATGGTTAGTTCTGGTCCTTTGATGCACACCGATGATTTTGACTGTTTATGTTAAGATCAGAAGATATCTTCACTGGTGATGTCACATTGGAAGATGTCTATTTTATCCACAAAATATATGTATGCTGAAGTCAGTGTCATAAGTGTTCTTCAGAAGATATGCAAGTATGTATTGTGGACTGCTACTTTGGAATAAAAGATTTGTAAGAGATCAGTGTAATTATGACAAGAGAacgaaaactaaaaaaaatggtaTCTTTCTCTCAAGTGTGACCTTGATAGTTTTGTGAATGTCACAATAATGACCCTAACAAGCAGCACTAAAGCTTAGGCAAATACCTCTGAAATCAATAAAAATATGGTAGTGTAATACTGTTCTTTACAAATAAGCCTGGAAACAGTGTCTAAAATAAGGTTAGTTTATGTATATATCATTGCCAAATCTAGACTAAAGTTTAGAGACTAATTATAACTTAACTCTTGCACATGTTCATTAAACCCAAAACATAGCACAATAGTGCACTCAATCTCTCAAACGTTTCTAGATATTCTGATATGGAAAGGTACATAAGTTGAGTTTTATTCACAATATAGAGTTAAAAAAGTAATTTAGATCAAGAAGAAATTGAGAAAAGTGTGAAAGGTTAGGGATAGCAACATCAACTTTTCCAGTGATTACATTATATTGTCTTCAACTTGTTTTTTCAGGTTTTGAAAAATACCAAGGAGACGGGGCAAGATCTACAAGTAGAGGCTTTTGACAGCAGTGGTAAGAGTGATagcttttatattaaaataaaataatgtattgcGCAATCAAGAGAGAGATCTAAAATTGTGGAATCCATTTTATGATTAAAAACATATGACTAAAAGCTTGCTGCTGGTTTCATCTCCAGTTCTTTACCCCTAAATGTTGGCAATGTATAATTGGAGACCTCAATTCCAAAGCTTGACGGCTACCTTTTGGCAAATTGCCTCTGTTTTTCAGCAATCCAATCCTGTACAGATGAATTGGacaatgtattttaaatattgtattcTAATCTTTCCTCTGCTATTACATGTCACATACTGTGAAGACTAtgtcctaacacctttcacaggGAGATGACCTTCACCTGGTATATAGTCAGGAAAGTGAATCCTAACCTTCTATCCAAGAGGACCTTTTtcacaaaaacacttttttgtttttgttaacttttttatttatgcaCAATTATATGTAAAATAAGTATTACACATTTATTAATTAGCTGTAAAATGATATAACAAAAGAATGGAAGTAAGCCACATGAAATCTGTggacaaatacacagacatttaGTGTGCAGTATGTCAGTGAACATTTAATACGGAATAGAGAGTCTATAGGATAAAGGGGTATTAGTCATGAAAACAAAGTGATCAACGTAAATTAAAGGAGAGACCTGCAGaaataaaacaaagataaaaaaagtaaaaggaGGAAGTAAGTGAAAATTAAATTAAGATTATATCTATGAAAAGTGAAAGAGGTAAGATCTGCGTATGGACTGAGTGGTAGGGAGAAGACACATAAACACATTAACTTGTTTTATGAATATATAGGttgaaaaaagataattaaaggtTTCTTCCAAGCACTATGACAACgttagtgatttaaagtggttatggtgcctggagtttgtatgtgcagtgtttcatttaacccctttgctgcagGAAGTATAAACCTGATAGCATTATTGTGGAGTCATTAGCCAGCTTCTTACAAGAGTTCCTGGCTGGCTAATGGCTGTTCTTGCATTCAATGTTTGAAAGCGATCAGCCGTCATTAATAAATGGTGACGGCATTGGTATACAGCTTCTATCTCTCGATAGAATCTGGATTTACGTCACCCAGCGTACAGGAGACTCTGCACGCGGTAAAGACCCAGGTAACAGGGCAAACTGTTACAATATGTTTGTCCACGTTACCTGCGTCCTTGCTGGGGTACTCCTCAGACTGTGGTTGGAGTAAAGCTTTAAGTGTCTAGACAAAAagcgtaaaagaaaaaaaatgaaaaaagaaaaagcctAATGTTCAGGTGAAATGCTCAGGTGCTCTGCAGAATAGTCAGAATTATTCAAAGCAAACGTAATTTGTACATTCAATTACTTAAACTAACAGACCTCTAACATTCAATTCATCAGTATAATGAGAATTGGCAACACTTCAAACAGACAAAACATTGGGAATTGTAGCCAGAAAACTCTTTTTTTCTCATATACAATACCAAAGGAACCAAAACCACCTaatgatttattttgtt
Proteins encoded in this window:
- the LOC134576980 gene encoding E3 ubiquitin-protein ligase HACE1-like, giving the protein MWRSSRTFHPNDHQDKESSVAKEFGLNDSTGKDADLLISPKLAHGLKDSKLNNHTSQKYVGVRVRLPVKEMLNKIRSAKNGYSNVSKVLDSESRRQSKVRKGKMRYMYSARRPRQKEFDSPKLRETMDELLEVLDNKLLQSPETSLAAHPTDNLCLPCNMDNENSHTTFEEQSHQHNKSSYDSFFDHHNKCHLAELQSLSHEFSQLNSEETFNFNNNIGTYNINLNSTAGSVSCSTKYTVKSHQCRVENPPMIHGCCENLNMVTIRQQKQTSFSFFEFQIMHEEEKLCNPSVDKGITTLDEDENRLLFSAISDGKRARAYVLARRLTMCNKINVKDSNKRTALHVAAEKNQHLIFQDLLGFGANINERDSNGKAPLHICASYGHVNVMEVLKNTKETGQDLQVEAFDSSGLTPLHYAVLAHNFTVKEYENRHLKNDVKKCLHYRKGGLLQGVKCLLQMGADPLTRELKTGQTSIQLAHSEDNKEMVSFFSNLYPNMKEMLNEKHTLYSVFETMVEEYCIQQHVVPSL